In Syntrophotaleaceae bacterium, the DNA window CCGGGGTGATCGGCGTCACCAGCAGGTCGACGATGTTGCCCAGATAGCGGGAGATCAGCAGCGAGGACGAGGTGTTGGCGAAACTGTTGTTGATGACCCCCATCAGGATCAGGCCCGGGATGACGAACTGGGCGTAGCTGAAGCCTTCGAGGACGGAAATCCTCTCGCCGAGGGTGGCGCCGAAGACGAAGAGATAGAGGGAGGCGGTGACGATGGGGGCCAGCAGGGTCTGGAAGGAGACCCGCAGGAAGCGCCGGACCTCCTTCTGCAGCAGGGTGGCGAAGGGGAGCCAGCCGACAAACCGGTCGGGACTGCGGTAACGGCCGATCATGGGCTTTCCTCCTTGCCGGCGTCGCTGCGCAGGCCGGTCAGCTCGATGAATACCTCCTCCAGGCCGGGACGGGGCAGTTCCATATCGCGGATGGGGAGTTCCAGCCTGCCGAGCATCTGCAGCAGCTCCTTCATGCCGGCCTGTTCGGGAAAAGCCAGTTTCAGCCGCAGGCCCCCTTCCTCCAGACAGGCCTGCCAGGGAGCCAATGCGGCAGGCAGCTCCTCCAGGGGGTGCTCGAGGTGAATGATCATCTGCCGTTTTTCCAGTCGGGCCAGCAGATCGGCGGTTTTTTCCAGGGCGATCAGCCGGCCGTGATTCATGATCGCGATCCGGCCGCACATCTGCTCGGCCTCTTCCAGGTAGTGGGTGGTCAGCAGGACGGTGGTGCCGGCCCGGTTGATTTCCCGGACGAACTGCCAGAGGGTGCGCCGCAGTTCCACGTCCACGCCCGCCGTCGGTTCGTCGAGGATCAGCAGGCTCGGCTTGTGGATCAGGGCCTTGGCGACCATGAAGCGGCGTTTGAGTCCGCCGGAGAGCTTGTGCATCGGTTTTTGCAGGTGTGGACCAAGCCCCAGACGCTCGATCAGCAGACGGCGCCAGGCCTCGTCCCGGGGCACCCCATAGTAGCCGGGATGGATTTTCAGCGCCCGGTCGATAGTGAAGAAATGATCGGTGACGATCTCCTGGTGCATCACACCGGTGAGTCTCCGGGTGAGGCGATATTCCCGGCGGTTGTCGTGCCCGAAGATCTTCACCTCTCCCCGGTCGATGCGGCTGACGCCGCTGACCATGTTGATGGTGGTGCTTTTGCCGGCGCCGTTCGGCCCGAGCAGGCCGAAGATTTCACCCGGCTGGATGGCCAGGGAGAGGTTGTCGACCGCGGGCGTTCCGCCGAAGCTTTTGCAGAGATCGATTATTTCCAGTGCAGGTTCCATGGCCGGAACTATACTCCCCCGAGGACTAAAGATCAATCGCCGGGCCAGGATTGACAAGGATCAACGCTGCGCATGGCAAGGAATATAATCTAAAGCCAAAACCTGATTGGGAACGCAGATAACTGCGGATAAAGGCGGATAGTATCTTTATGGTTTGACTCTATCTGCGAGAATCCGCCTTTATCTGCGTTCGATATGTTTTTGGCTTAAGGTCCTTAATCCGTGCTCTGCTCAGAACCATCCACGGCATCGACGGGCGGCGCTCCGAACAGGCGGGCCACGATGATGCCCACCTCGTACAGCACGATGAAGGGTATGGCCAGGGCAAGCTGAGAGATGACGTCGGGGGGCGTGAGGATGGCGCCGACCACGAAAGCGACCAGAATGGCGTACTTGCGGTTTTTGGCCAGCCAGTGGTGATCGACGATCCCCAGGCGGGCCAGGAAGAAAATGACGATCGGCAGCTCGAAGATCGCCCCGAAGGCGAGCAGCAGCTTGCTGGACAGGGACAGGTATTCCGCCATCGACAGCATCGCGTCGATGTCCCCGGTGCCGGTGCCGAACCCGATCAGGAAGCGGAAGATCAGCGGAAAGACGTAGAGAAATCCGAACCAGGTGCCCGTGGCGAAACAGGCGCAGCTGGAGAGCACGAAGGGCAGCGCGAGACGTTTTTCGTGCCCGTAGAGCCCCGGCGCGACAAAGGCCCAGGCCTGCCACAGGATGACCGGCAGGGACAGCAGCAGGCCGGCAAAGGCGGCGATCTTCAGATAGGTGAAAAAGGGTTCCGTGGCGTTGATGAAGACCAGCGAGCTCCCCTCGGGGAGCACGGCCCTGACCGGTTGCGCCACGAACTGGAACAGCTGCTCGGCGAAGCCGTAGCAGGCCAGAAAAGCGACAAGCCAGGCGCAGACGCAGATAATCAGCCGGCGCCTCAATTCTTCGAGATGGGAGGTGACCGGAAGCTCATCCATCGGTTTTGTCACCGGTGACTCCGGGGGCGCCGTCGATCTCGTCGTCGGGGGAGGTTGCCGGCGTTGGCCGGGGAGGTAATTTTTCCGCGGGATCGTCCCGGTCCTGATACGACTGGTCGAAGGTTTCGTGCAGGTCGCGGGTGGCCCGTTTGAACTCGGCCAGTCCCTTGCCGAGGGACCGTGCCAGTTCCGGCAGTTTGCGCGGGCCGATGACGATCAGGGCCAGGGCCAGGATCACCAGCAGCTCGGTCATACCCATGTTGAACATGAAATGAATCCTTGGAAAGGGAATGAACGACAAACCGGATACAGAATTTTGTATTCGGCATTGGGTCCTAGGACAATAGCCCCAATCGGAGTTTCTGTCAAGATCGGGCGGAGCCGATAAGGGTTTGACATAAAAGGACTTTTACTCTATGATTCGGCAGTCGAGACTGAACCCTGTCTGAGAAAGGTTGAGGATGAATCCGGAACAGCTCAAAAAAGAGATCCGCCGCCTGGCCGAGGAGCGCGACGCTCTGATCATGGCCCATTTCTATCAGCGCGACGAGATTCAGGACATAGCCGATATCACGGGGGATTCCCTGGCCATGGCGATCGAGGCCGCCCGCACCGGGCGCAAGGTCATCGTTCTGTGCGGGGTCCATTTCATGGCCGAAAGCGCGGCCATTCTCGCCCCCGGAAAGACCGTGCTGCTGCCCCGGCCCGATGCCGGATGCCCCATGGCCGATATGGTCAGCGTGGAAAAGCTGCGGGAGATGAAATCCCGGTTTCCCGGACGGCCGGTCGTGACCTACGTCAATTCGAGCGCCGCGGTCAAGGCCGAAAGCGATATCTGCTGTACCAGCGCCAACGCGGTCAAGGTGGTCAATTCCCTCGAGGCCGACGAGGTTCTGCTGGTGCCGGACCGCAACCTGGGGCGCTACATCGCCGCCAACAGCGACAAGAAATGCCATTTCTGGGAAGGCTACTGCCCCTACCATGACCAACTGCCGGAAGAGGACGTGCTGGCGGCGAAGGAGCGGTATCCCGAGGCTCTGTTCCTGGCCCATCCCGAATGCCGTCCGCAGATCCTCAAGCTGGCCGATCACGTCGCCTCCACCAGCGGGATCATCGACTACGTCGCCAAAAGTCCGGCGAAACAGTTCATCCTCGGCACCGAGGTCGGCATCCTGTTCCGTCTGCGCAGGGAAAATCCGGACAAGGAGTTCATCATGCCGAACTCCCTGCTGTTCTGCCAGAGCATGAAATATGCTACTCTTGAAGACGTTCTGAAATGTCTGCAGACCCTCAGCCCGCAGGTGACCGTCCCGGAGGAGGTTGCCCGGGGGGCCAGACTCGCTCTCGAACGGATGCTGGCCGTTCCCCGCGATTGACCCTACTCTCCAGAAACTCTTCCGGCCGGGGCGTTTGTTCGCCCCGGCCTTTTGCGATGCATGGAACATAATCTGCACGATACCGAAATTCTGCACGCCACGGTCCATTCCTTCGTCTCCGGACGCCCGGCGGATCACAGTGAGGTGTACGGTCTGATCGGTTCGAGCGGCGCGTTCTTGCTGTCCAACCTGCTGACGCAGCGCGAGGACCTTCTGCTGATCCTGGCCCCGGATCAGAAACAGGGCCGGCAGTTCGCAGCAGACCTGGCTTTCTATCACGGTCGTCCCGAAGAGATCCATTTTTTCCCCCACTGGGACGTCGGTCCCTACCAGGCCCTGACCCCCCATCCCGACGTCGAAGCCGATCGTCTGAAGACCCTTGCCGCCCTTAGGGTCGGCAAGGCCAAAGCTGTGGTGCTGACGGTGCGCAGTCTGATGCAGCGGGTCATCCCGCGCAACGTGCTGGACCGCCTTTGCCGAAGACTGATCGCCGGCGGGGAATTCCCGCGGGACGATCTTCTGCGGCAGCTGGTGTCGCTCGGCTATCAAGCCGTACCTCTGGTGGAGGATCAGGGAACCTTTTCCGTCCGGGGTGACATCCTCGACATCTATCCGCCCAACCAGCCGGCGGCGGTCCGCATCGAATTTTTCGGCGATCAGATCGAGCGGATACGTCCCTTCGATACGGCCTCTCAGCGCTCTACGGACACCCCCCTGAAAACCCTCGAGTTACTGCCCGCCCGCGAGATGATTCTGGCGGGTGAATGTCTCGACACCTTCGCCCGCTGTCTGAAACAGCGCTGTGACGCCCTGGACATCGCCCGGCCCCAGAGGGAGGCGGTTCTCGAAGAGGCCCGGGACGGTATCCTGTCTCCGGGACACTCTTTTCTCATGCCCTTGAATTACGACGGTCTGGACAGTTTCTTCGATTATTCCGGACAGGGGCACTGGATCGTGCTCGATCCCCCCGCTGTCGAGGAGGCCATCGACCGTTTTTCGGCCGAAATTCGGGAAGGGGAGCGGCGGATGGCCGACAAGGGGGAGATCCATGTCGCTGCCGCCGATCTGTTCCTCGATCCAGCAACGATTGAGCAGGAACTGAGCCGCCAGCCCCGCACCGATTTTGCATCGCTTGAAGTTTTCAGAATCGACGAGGAAAGGCCTCATTTCCGCTTTCAGGTGAATGGCAACGGCGATCTTCGGGAGGGGGGGGAGGACGCGGCGGGCAGTCTGGCTGCGCAGCTGGCCAATCGCCTGCGGGACTGGCGCCGGCAGGACTGGCGCGTCCTGCTGGTCTGTCACCAGCAGGGGCAGGCCGACCGCCTGCGCGACCTGGTCGAACCGCATGGCCTCTCCCTGACCCTGGTACCGGGATTGCGTCCCTCGGATCTGAATCCCGGACAGGTTGCCCTGACCCTGGGCGAACTGTCGGCCGGCTTCCGCCTGCCTGACGAACGCCTGGCGGTGATTGGCGAGGAGGAGATCTTCGGACGGCGGACCCATCGTCGGGGGGTTTCGGAGGCCCGGGCCCGGGCCATGCTTTCTTCCCTGGCCGAACTGCGGGAAGGGGACTATATCGTCCACGCCGACCAGGGGATCGGCCTCTACAGGGGGTTGCTGCACTTACGGGCGGGAGAGACCGAGGGCGACTTTCTGCATCTGGAATATGCCGGGGAGGACAAGCTCTATCTGCCCGTGGAGCGGATCGAAAAGGTCCAGAAATACGTCGGCGGCGAGGGGCACGCTCCGCGTCTCGACCGCATGGGGGGCGGCGCCTGGGAAAAGGCCAAGGTTCGGGCCAGGATGGTGGTCGAGGAGCTGGCCCGGGACCTGCTCAACATTTATGCGCGGCGGGAGATGGGCGAGGCCTTCGCCTATTCTCCGCCCGACAACCTGTTCCGGGAGTTCGAGGCCGCTTTTCCCTATGAGGAAACCCCCGATCAGCTGGTGGCCATCAACGAGTCGCTGGCCGACATGCAGTCCGCACGGCCGATGGATCGTCTGGTCTGCGGCGATGTCGGCTACGGCAAAACCGAAGTCGCCATCCGGGCAGCCTTCAAAGCGGTGCTGGACAGCAAGCAGGTGGCTGTGCTGGTGCCGACCACGGTTTTGGCCCGGCAGCACCTGCAGACCTTCAGTGAACGGTTTCAGGGATATCCGGTCACCGTTGACATGATGTCCCGCTTCCGCACCGCCGCCGAGCAGAAGGAAACCCTCAGGAAAACCGCCGAGGGCAAGGTCGACATCCTCATCGGCACTCATCGACTGCTGCAGCGGGACGTGCGCTTCAAGGACCTGGGGCTGGTCATTGTCGATGAGGAACAGCGTTTCGGGGTGACCCACAAAGAACGCCTGAAAAAGCTGCGGGCCGAGGTCGACATGCTGACCCTCACCGCGACTCCCATCCCCCGCACCCTGCACATGAGTCTGCTCGGCCTGCGCAATCTGTCGGTCATCGATACCCCGCCGGTGGACCGCCAGGCGATCCGCACCTATGTGACCCGGTTCGATGACGATCTGATCCGTCAGGCGATTCTGCGGGAACTGCAGCGGGGGGGACAGGTCTTTTTCGTTCACAACCGTGTGCAGTCGATCGAGGGGATGGCCGGCTTTCTGCGCACCCTGGTGCCTGAGGCAAAAATCGCCGTAGGCCACGGTCAGATGGGAGAGAAGGCCCTCGAGGACGTGATGATGGATTTCATCGAGGGGCGCAGCAACGTGCTGGTTTGCAGCACCATCATCGAAAACGGTCTCGACATCCCCCGGGCCAATACGATCATCATCAACCGGGCCGACTGTTTCGGCCTCGCCCAGCTCTACCAGCTGCGCGGGCGGGTCGGCCGCTCTCATCAGCGGGCCTACGCCTATCTGCTGATTCCAGGTGAAGGCACCCTGACCCGGGATGCCCGGGAGCGGCTGCGGGTACTGCAGGAACTGACCGAACTGGGAGCGGGCTTCCGTATCGCCAGCCACGATCTGGAATTGCGGGGTGCCGGGGACCTGCTGGGCGCCAAGCAGTCCGGGCAGATCGCCGCCATCGGATTCGAAATGTATGCCGAGCTTCTGGAGGAGACCATCCTCGAGCTCAAGGGACAGCACAAGGAAGAACGAATCGATCCCGAAATCCGGCTCGGACTCTCGGCTTTCCTGCCCGAAAAATACCTGCCTGATCCCAATCAGCGCCTGGTTTTTTACAAGAAACTGGCGGCTGCCGTCGATGATCGGGTGATTTACGAAACCGCCGACGAATTGCGGGACCGCTACGGGGAGCTGCCTCCTCCGGCCATGCTGCTGCTCGAGGTCATGAAACTGCGGGTTCTGATGAAGCGGCTGCGGATCGAACTGGCCGAATACGACGGTCACAACCTGATTTTCGGATTCCGTGCCGACACCCCCGTGACGCCCGATCAGATTCTGGGGCTGATGCGGGCGCAGGACGGGCGCTACCGTTTTACCCCGGACTATCGTCTGACGGTCCGCAGCGGTCGTCTGGCCGGGGAAGGGGTTTTGGAAACGGCCAAAAAAGAATTGCATGGTTTTCTTCAGCTGTGATAGCTTCTACCCGTTGTCCGGCCCATTTTCGACTGTTTTTCGCCGGCTTTTGCCCTTCCCATGCAACCGGCGGAAAATTTTTTACCGGCTTTTCAAGCTCAGGCACGAGCTGGTTATTATGAACAACGTCCAATCAAGGAACCCCCTCGCCATGTCTCGCGGCAGAAACCCCTATCTGATCCTTCTCGTTCTGTTCGCCCTGCTTCTTGCTGCCTGCCAGGAGCCCGATAAGCTGGAGTCCTCGGTCCTGCTCAGGGTCAATGGGCGGATAACCACGCTCGATCAGTTCCAGGGGGAAGTATCCCGCCTTATGTCAGCGGAAAACGGTATGTCCAAGGAACGACGCAAGGAGCTGGAGCGATCGCTGCTGGCGCAGAAGATCGACCGCGAAATCGTCCTGGAACAGGCGGACCAGGCCGGTATCCAGATTCCGGTGGAACAGCTGCAGTCGGTTGTTGAGGAGAATCTGGCTGAATACTCGGCCGGAGATTTCGAACAGATGCTCAGGGAACAGCACCTGACCATCGAAGAGTGGCGCAGGCAGCTGGAGGAAAATCTGCGTATCGAAGCGGCCGCCCGGCGCCTGGCCTACGACCGGATTACGATCACCGAACAGGAGATAGCCGACTATTACCGGGAGCATCGGGAGGAGTTTAACCACACCGAGCAGGTGCGGACCCGGCAGATAGCCGTTGGCAGCGAGGACGAAGGGCAGCGGGTGCTGGGCCTGCTGCATCAGGGAATGGATTTCGGCGACGCCGCTCAGAAGTTCTCCCGTTCGCCCGATGCCGAGCAGGGCGGCGATCTCGGTTTCTTCAGTCGTGGAGAAATGCCGGTCGAATTCGATCAGGTCGTTTTCTCCCTGCCGCCGGGACGGATCAGCGATCTGGTCCACTCCGAATACGGATTCCACATATTCCTGGTCGAGGAGCGCCGTCCCGCCCGTCGCATGTCGCTTGCCGAGGTTCGTGACGAAATCATCGCCAGACTGCGGGAGACCAAGGAGGAAAAAGCCTATCAGGATTGGTTGCAGGCTCTTCGCAGCCAGGCATCCATAGAGGTCGACTGGTCATTACTGTAGACCGTCACTGGGTCTTGGGAATTTCTGGAAAAAACAAGGAATCAAACATGAAGCGTATTGTTCTGATGGCGATAATTGCCGTGCTGACGGCCGTCCCGTATGCCGAAGCTCAGGTCGTCAGTCGCATCGCCGCTATTGTCAATGACGAAATCATCACAACCGGACAGCTCGATCGCGAACTGGACCGGATGCTGGCCGAAAACCCGCAGGAGGACCTGACTGAAGAAAAACGCCAGGAACTTCGTCGGGAACTGCTTTCCAGGCTGATTGACGACCTGCTGGTCGACCAGCGGGCCAAAAAGATAGGCATTGCGGTTGCCGAAGAGGAGATCGACAAAGCCATCGCCGATGTCCAGCGGCAGAACGGCATCGACCGGGAGCAGCTCGAAGCCGCCCTCACTGCCCAGGGAATGACCTTCCCGGAGTACCGGGCCAAACTGGCCAGGCAGCTGCTTAATTTCAAGCTTGTGGGACGCGAGATTCGCAGCGAAGTCGAAGTGACCAACCAGGAATTGCGGAATTATTTCCAGGAAAACATCGACGAATACCGGGAAGCGCCTTTTATTCGGCTTAGCCGGCTCAGTTTCCCCCTTCCGTCCGGGGCCGACGCCAACCAGATCGCGGCCCTGCGCAGCCTTTGCCAGGAAGCCCGGCAGGAGTTGCGCCTTGGGACTCCCTTTGGGGATGTGCTGGAAAAGTTCACCAGGGACAAAGGCGGCGATGGCGGCGCCATGGGGACTTTCGGCGAGGGAGAGTTGACCGAGCCCTTTGCCGGGGCAGTGCGAAATCTGGAGGTTAGGCAGGTCAGCGAGGTGATCGAGACCCCTGCAGGTTTCCATATCCTCTATGTGGAGGAAAAAAATCCGGGCAGAGTTCCCGATTTTGAGGAAGTTCGGGACCAGCTCAGCAAAATGATCCTCGAGCGCAAGCGGGAGGAGGCTCTGCAGGGCTGGGCCGAAAACCTGAAAAAGGAAGCCCATATCGAAATCAAGCTGTAATGACCGGCTTCAGCCGGTTTCCCGCCCGCCGGCCCCCCGGCGGGTTTTTTTATTCAGGGGTGAGGAGTGAGGGATTAGGTTTTTCCAAATCGAAATCGCTATCGAAATCGAAATCGGGTGTAAGCCTTTTCGTTTTGGCTGGGTTTTGGTGTCCGAACCCAAGTCAAAAGCCAAAGGCCGATTTCGATCCCGATCCCGATTTCGATTTGGATGAAAATCTAACTCCTGCCGTTTACACTCCCTGCTGTTTTCCAATTGAGCCTTGTCGGGATTTGGAGTTATACTGCGCATTTGGCGAGGCGGACATGAAAAAATCCCTGATTCTGACCATGGGCGATCCTGCCGGGGTCGGTCCCGAAATCATTCTCAAGGCCTGGCTGGCGGGACAGCTGGATGCGTGGGCCGGGTCCCTGCTGGTGGCCGGCGACCCCTTTGTGCTGAGTCGTGCAGCCGAAGTGCTGAAGGCAGAAATCAGGGTTGAAGAAAACAAGGCGGGGCTGGCTACACATCAAATGCGCGCCGGGGAGCGATTTCTCGCTCTGCGGGCCCTTTCGGATCTATCAGTCGAAAATCCGGCCTGGGGGCGCCCGACCGCGGCCTGCGGCGCGGCCATGGTGAAGTACATCGAGTGGGCCTGCGATCGCTGCCTCGCGGAGGAGGCGTCGGGCATGGTGACGGCGCCGATCAGCAAGCAGGCCATACTCGCCGCCGGTTGCGAGGCTCCGGGCCATACCGAGCTGCTGGCCAGCCGCTGCGGGGCAGGCAAGGTGGTGATGATGCTGGCCGGGGAACGTCTCAGGGTCTGTCTGGTGACGACCCATCTGGCCTTGAGGGATGTGCCGGGAGCGCTGAATACACCGGACATTCTGGAAACCATCCGGATCACCGACAGCTCCCTGCGGCGGTTCTTCGGCCTGTCCCGTCCTCGACTGGCGGTACTGGCCCTCAATCCCCATGCCGGCGAAGGCGGGCGGTTCGGCGACGAAGAGACCCGCATCATCGCACCGGCCATCGAGACGGCGCGCCGCGAGGGCATTCTTGCCAGCGGTCCGCACAGCGCCGATGCCCTGTTTCATTTCGCCGCCAGGGGGGATTACGACGCGGTGATCTGTATGTACCATGACCAGGGCCTGATTCCTCTCAAGCTGCTGCATTTCAGCGATGGGGTCAATGTGACTCTGGGCCTGCCGATTATCCGCACCTCCGTGGACCATGGCACTGCCTACGATCTGGCAGGCACTGGCCGCGCCGATAGTGCCAGCCTGGTGGCGGCGGTCAGAATGGCGGCGGGGATGGCTGTAAGGCAGTGAGGCGTGAGGGGTGAGGAGTGAGGGGTAAGGAGTGAGCCTTGGACTCGGGACCCGGGACCCGGGACCCGGGATTTTCTTATTATGAGCAAAAGCATTTTTATCAAGGGCGCCAGAGAGCATAACCTGAAGGGGATCGATCTGGAGATCCCCCGGGACAAGCTGGTGGTCATTACCGGGGTGTCCGGTTCCGGCAAGAGTACCCTGGCCTTTGACACTCTGTACGCCGAGGGCCAGCGCCGCTACGTGGAGAGCCTTTCCGCCTACGCCCGGCAGTTTCTGGAGCAGATGGACAAGCCCGACGTGGAAAGCATCGAGGGTCTGTCGCCGGCCATTTCCATCGAGCAGAAGACCACCTCGAAGAACCCCCGCTCTACCGTTGGCACCGTCACCGAAATCTACGACTACCTGCGCCTGCTGTTCGCCAGGACCGGGCGCATCCACTGTTACGAGTGCGGCAAGGAGATCGCGTCCTGGACGGTGCAGCAGATGGTCGACCGGATCATGACCCTGCCGGAAAAGACCCGTCTGCTGGTCCTGGCACCGATCGTGCGCGGGCGCAAGGGAGAATATCGCAAGGAATTGCGCCAGCTGCAGGCCGACGGCTTCGTCCGGATACGGATCGACGGGGAGTTGCACGAACTGGGCGGGGAGATCAGCCTCGACAAGAACAAACAGCATACTCTCGAGGTTGTAGTCGACCGTCTGGTGATCAAGCCGGGCATCGAGGGACGCCTGGCCGATTCCCTGGAAACGGCTCTGCGGCTGGCTTCGGGAGTGGTGCGGGTGGAGGAGGTGGACGGGGAGAGCCGGCTCTATTCCGAACAGCACGCCTGTCCCGACTGCGGTATCTCCTACCCGGAAATCACCCCGCGAATGTTCTCCTTCAACAATCCCTACGGCGCCTGCCCCGATTGCGCCGGCCTCGGCACCCGCATGTACTTCGATCCGGAAGAGGTGGTGCCGAATCCCGACCTGTCCCTGCGGGAGGGGGCCATCGTTCCCTGGGAGACCCGCACCGGTTTTTATTATCACCAGCTGCTCGAGGCCCTGGCCGATCATTTCCAGTTCGACATCAACGCCCCCTTTAAAAGCCTGCCCGACAAGCTGCGGAGTGTTCTTCTGTACGGGTCCGGCCGGGAGAAGGTGAAATTCTTTTTTGATCAGGGCGGCCGGCGGCATTTCTATGAAAAGACATTTGAAGGAGTGATCCCCAACCTCGAACGCCGCTATCACGAAACCGACTCGGACCGGGTGCGGGAAAATCTCGGCCGGTTCATGAACGTGATGCCCTGTCCGACCTGTGACGGCGCCCGTCTGCGCAAGGAGGTCCTGTTCGTGCGGGTGGGAGGCAAGAATATCCGCGAGATCTGTGCCCTGTCGATCCGCGATGCGGAGGCGTTCTTCGCCCATCTGGAACTGACGGAAAAGGAGGCGGAAATCGGCCGCCGGATTCTCAAGGAGATCCGCCAGCGGCTGTCTTTTCTGACCTACGTCGGTCTCGACTACCTGAGTCTCGATCGCACCTCCGGAACCCTGTCGGGCGGCGAGGGGCAGCGCATCCGATTGGCCACCCAGGTGGGTTCGTCCCTGGTCGGAGTGCTCTACATCCTCGACGAACCCTCCATCGGACTGCATCAGCGGGACAACCGGCGCCTGCTCGACACCCTCAAGCGCCTGCGCGACCTCGGCAATACTGTGCTGGTGGTGGAACACGATGAGGAGACCATTCTCGAGTCGGACCATGTCATCGACATGGGGCCGGGGGCCGGCATCCATGGCGGAGAGGTGGTCGCCCAGGGGACACCGGCGGAGATCATGGCCTCTCCCCAGTCCCTGACCGGACGCTATCTGTCCGGGGAACTGACCATTCCGCTTCCGGCTGAACGCCGCACGGGGGAGCGCTTTATTCAGATCCGGGGAGCACGGGAAAACAATCTGAAGAACGTGGACGTCGCCATCCCCCTTGGGGTCATGACCTGCATCACCGGGGTCTCCGGTTCGGGCAAGTCGACCCTGATCATCGACACCCTGTTCCGCGCCCTGTCCCAGCGCCTCTACCGTTCCCGGGAAAAGGCCGGCAAGGTCGAAGACATCGTCGGTGTGGAGATGCTGGACAAGGTGATCGATATCGATCAGTCCCCGATCGGTCGCACGCCCCGCTCCAACCCGGCCACCTACACCGGGGTTTTTACCGATATCCGGGACCAGTTCGCCCAGCTTCCGGAAGCCAAAATGCGCGGTTACCAGCCGGGGCGGTTTTCCTTCAACGTCAAAGGGGGGCGCTGCGAGGCCTGCCAGGGGGAAGGAATCCTCAAGATCGAGATGCATTTTCTGCCCGACGTTTATGTTCAATGCGAGGTGTGCAAGGGTGCCCGCTACAACCGGGAGACCCTGGAAGTGCGCTACAAGGGGATGAACATTGCGGAGGTGCTGGACCTGACGGTCAACCAGGCGCTGAAGTTTTTCGAAAACATTCCCCGGATCCGCGGCAAGCTGGAGATGCTGCGGGATGTGGGCCTGGGATACATTCATCTGGGGCAGAGCGCCACCACCCTCTCCGGAGGGGAGGCCCAGAGAGTCAAACTGGCCAAGGAGCTCGGCAAGCGGGCGACCGGGCGCACCATCTATATTCTGGACGAACCGACCACGGGCCTGCATTTCGCCGACATCCGGAAACTGCTCGATGTCCTCCACCGATTGGTCGATACCGGGAATACGGTCCTGATCATCGAGCACAATCTCGACGTCATCAAGACCGCCGACCATATTATCGATCTGGGGCCGGAGGGGGGCAGCCGGGGCGGCGAAATTGTGACTGTCGGCACACCGGAGGATGTGGCCCGGGTGACTGCGTCCCATACCGGACGCTACTTGCGATCGCTCCTGAAACTATAGCCTGTCTGACGTGTCGATTTTTTACCCGTTGTCCAAAGGTAGACCATGAACAGAATCGCCAAGCGCATGAAAAACCTGGAACCCGGCAAGGCTCTGATCCTGTATTATGCCGCAGCCGTTCTCATTGGCGGTGTCCTGCTTTCGTTGCCGATTGCCGCCAACGGCGAACCCCTCTCCTTCCTCGACGCTCTTTTTACGGCCACCTCCGCCCAATGCGTCACCGGCCTGGTGGTGGTGGATACCGGGACCAAGCTGACCCTGTTCGGACAGTGGGTGGTGCTGGCGCTGATCCAGGTCGGCGGCCTGGGAATAACCACTTTTTCG includes these proteins:
- a CDS encoding ABC transporter ATP-binding protein, which encodes MEPALEIIDLCKSFGGTPAVDNLSLAIQPGEIFGLLGPNGAGKSTTINMVSGVSRIDRGEVKIFGHDNRREYRLTRRLTGVMHQEIVTDHFFTIDRALKIHPGYYGVPRDEAWRRLLIERLGLGPHLQKPMHKLSGGLKRRFMVAKALIHKPSLLILDEPTAGVDVELRRTLWQFVREINRAGTTVLLTTHYLEEAEQMCGRIAIMNHGRLIALEKTADLLARLEKRQMIIHLEHPLEELPAALAPWQACLEEGGLRLKLAFPEQAGMKELLQMLGRLELPIRDMELPRPGLEEVFIELTGLRSDAGKEESP
- the nadA gene encoding quinolinate synthase NadA; this translates as MNPEQLKKEIRRLAEERDALIMAHFYQRDEIQDIADITGDSLAMAIEAARTGRKVIVLCGVHFMAESAAILAPGKTVLLPRPDAGCPMADMVSVEKLREMKSRFPGRPVVTYVNSSAAVKAESDICCTSANAVKVVNSLEADEVLLVPDRNLGRYIAANSDKKCHFWEGYCPYHDQLPEEDVLAAKERYPEALFLAHPECRPQILKLADHVASTSGIIDYVAKSPAKQFILGTEVGILFRLRRENPDKEFIMPNSLLFCQSMKYATLEDVLKCLQTLSPQVTVPEEVARGARLALERMLAVPRD
- a CDS encoding twin-arginine translocase TatA/TatE family subunit; protein product: MFNMGMTELLVILALALIVIGPRKLPELARSLGKGLAEFKRATRDLHETFDQSYQDRDDPAEKLPPRPTPATSPDDEIDGAPGVTGDKTDG
- the tatC gene encoding twin-arginine translocase subunit TatC, producing the protein MTKPMDELPVTSHLEELRRRLIICVCAWLVAFLACYGFAEQLFQFVAQPVRAVLPEGSSLVFINATEPFFTYLKIAAFAGLLLSLPVILWQAWAFVAPGLYGHEKRLALPFVLSSCACFATGTWFGFLYVFPLIFRFLIGFGTGTGDIDAMLSMAEYLSLSSKLLLAFGAIFELPIVIFFLARLGIVDHHWLAKNRKYAILVAFVVGAILTPPDVISQLALAIPFIVLYEVGIIVARLFGAPPVDAVDGSEQSTD